In the genome of Pan troglodytes isolate AG18354 chromosome 15, NHGRI_mPanTro3-v2.0_pri, whole genome shotgun sequence, one region contains:
- the CNIH1 gene encoding protein cornichon homolog 1: MSVQRRLRPSEGAGAAGLVRRRAERAGAAAVAVAVAAVAGGSEWFYPEGPAPPFSAGNGAAPRSSSPAMAFTFAAFCYMLALLLTAALIFFAIWHIIAFDELKTDYKNPIDQCNTLNPLVLPEYLIHAFFCVMFLCAAEWLTLGLNMPLLAYHIWRYMSRPVMSGPGLYDPTTIMNADILAYCQKEGWCKLAFYLLAFFYYLYGMIYVLVSS, from the exons ATGTCAGTGCAACGCAGACTCCGGCCATCAGAGGGCGCCGGGGCGGCTGGGCTGGTGCGCAGGCGCGCTGAGAGGGCTGGCGCCGCGGCGGTAGCGGTGGCGGTCGCGGCTGTGGCCGGTGGAAGTGAATGGTTTTACCCAGAGGGCCCTGCGCCGCCTTTCTCCGCTGGCAACGGCGCCGCTCCCCGctcctcctccccagccatggcGTTCACGTTCGCGGCCTTCTGCTACATGCTGGCGCTGCTGCTCACTGCCGCGCTCATCTTCTTCGCCATTTGGCAC attatagCATTTGATGAGCTGAAGACCGATTACAAGAATCCTATAGACCAGTGTAATACACTGAATCCC CTTGTACTCCCAGAGTACCTCATCCACGCTTTCTTCTGTGTCATGTTTCTTTGTGCAGCAGAGTGGCTTACACTGGGTCTCAATATGCCCCTCTTGGCATATCATATTTGGAG GTATATGAGTAGACCAGTGATGAGTGGCCCAGGACTCTATGACCCTACAACCATCATGAATGCAGATATTCTAGCATATTGTCAGAAGGAAGGATGGTGCAAATTAGCTTTTTATCTTCTAGCATTTTTTTACTACCTATATGG catGATCTATGTTTTGGTGAGCTCTTAG